In the Rhodothermales bacterium genome, TCGTCGTCCTCGATGGGGAGGACGAGGACGGCGCAGGGGGCGAGGCGGCAGACGCGCTCGGTCACGCTCCCGAGGAGCAGGCGCTCGACGCCGTGGAGCCCGCGCTTCGCCATCACGATGGCGTCGGCGCCCCGCGTGCGGGCGGCCTCCACGATGGCCTCGGCCGCGCGCCCCTCGACGAGGTGGTAGCCGATCCGCGACAGCACGCGGCTGCCGCCCTCCACCGGCTCGTCCGCCCGCACGCCGTCGGCCAGCGTCCCGACGAGCGCGGGCTCCTCGGTCAGGGCTTCGAGCCGATGCGTGGCCGCGGCGCGGATCTCGGGGAACAGGTCGGCCGCGACCTCCGCCCCCGTGATCGCCTCGACGAAGCGGGCGGGCTCGAGCGCGTGGAGGAGGTCGAGCCCGGCGCCGTAGAGCGCGGCGAGCCCGGCGGCCACGGAGAGCGCCCACCGCGACGGGTCCGAGAAGTCCGTCGGCGCGACGACGAGCCGGAGCGGCTTCTGCCCCGACACCGACTCGGGCACGATCAGCACCGGGACCTCCGTGTGGCGCAGCACCTCGCCGGCCACGCTGCCGAGGAAGAACCGGCGGAGCCCGCGCCGCCCGTGCGTCCCCATCACGACGAGGTCGCACCCCTCCCGCTGTGCGTAGTCGAGGACGACGTAGGCCGGCGCCCCCTTCGAGATCACCCGCTTGGCATGGAGGTCCGTGCGGTCCACCCAGTCGAAGCGGGTCGTCAGCGCCGCGTCGGCCTCGTCGAAGAGGCGGCGGTAGAAGGCGCGGTCGTCCTGGGAGAGGTCGTCGAAGGCGGTCTCGGGGCTCACGCCGGGGACGACGTGGAGGACGTGGAGCTCGGCGCCGGTGCGCGAGGCGAGGTCGGCAGCGCGGCGGAGCGCGGCGTCCGAGGCTCCGGAGAAGTCGACGGGGACGAGGATGCGGGTCGGGGCGAACATGGCGGCGGGGGGCGGGAGGCGAAGGCGGGAGCGTTGTCTCTTGGTACGCCACGCCGTCGCGCGCTGCTGTGCGCCGCCACCTCGGAAGCGGGCGGGCGAGAGCCCCGAACGTGTGCCGGGCCGTTCCCTACGCCGGCTACTCGCAGCGGTAGCGGATTACGCCCGCGGGGTCGTTTGTGGGCGTCCGCCCGAGGCTGATCACGCCTTCCTTCAGGAGGTGCGTCTGGTCCCGGTGGAGGAAAACCAGCTCCGCGCCCATGCGGATATACGTCCCGTTCGTGCTGCGGTCGGCGAGGACGAAGAAGCCCTTGCGGAACTCGACCGTGGCGTGGGTCCGCGACACGCCCTGCTCGGGGATGACGAGGTCGTTGTCCTCGCCGCGCCCCATCTGAAACGACGGCCCCTGCGCCTCGACGACGCGGCGGTCCGATCCGTATTCGAGGATGAGCTTGCCACCCCCTTCCTCCTCTCTCCCCCCCGACCACGGCAGGGCGCCGATCATCGTCAACTGCTCGGTGTCCTCCTGCCAGACCAGCTCGCAGAGCTCGATGGGGAGCGCCTTGCCGCGCACGCGAGCTTCGCCGAGCCGACGCGTGGCGTGTTTCAGCGCCGGCGGGAGGCGTTCCGCCGTCTCCTGCGTCGCCATGATCTGGTCGGGCTTCGCGAGGCCGACCATCCGGGCGGCGACGTTCACGGCATCGCCGTAGACATCGCCCTTCTCCAGGATTACCTCCCCGATGTGCAGCCCGACCTTGATGCTCGCCCCGATCTCTGTGAGCATCGGGTCGGCCTTGACCGCCTTGTGCATCGCCGACGCGGCTTCGGCGGCGGAGACCGCGTCCGCGAAGGTCGCCATCACTTCGTCGCCGATGGTCTTGATGACCAGGCCGCGGTGGCGGACCGTCACGTCCGAGAGCACCTCGAGGGCGCGGCCGACGATCTGCAACGCCCGGTCGTTGCCGACGCGCTCGAACAGCTTAGAGCTCCCGCACAAATCCGCGAAAACGATGGCGCGCACGCCTTTCGAATACGGACCGTTCTGCTCCTCGAACGAACTCATGCTACGCGACTCGATAACCTGTCAACTGGAAGCGAAGGGAGACGCAATGTAGCACAATTCCACCCCCGTAGGCTGCAGGCTTCGGGGTCGAACCGTCCACCACGCCGGCCGCCGCAGGCGCGCTGACAGCGTGGCGCCGTCGCCGTAAACGAGCGAAGCCCCGAGCCGGCGGGGTGCCGATTCGGGGCTTCGCATAGCGTGCCCGGGAGGATTCGAACCCCCGGCCTTCTGATCCGTAGTCAGACGCTAAGCGGATCAGGCCGGTGCTCTAATGTCCCTTATGCCCCCGTATTCAGCATTTTCGAGCGAGTCTCAGAATGCTAGCTTGTAGTGTTTCCGCACATCTTCCGCAGATTGTGCGCCGTCGTGTTCTGACGAGACGCTTGAGGATCTAAATGTACGCATCGGCAGCGAGCTTGTCCCTACGTGGCGCTACTCCCCTCCTGCCTCTCAAGAGTTGCCTGACCGTCTACGCGTGCAGCCCTACCTCTTCAAATTTCGCCCCCTTTGGTGAAGACCAAAAACGAGATCCAGCCCACCGGATCTCGCTTCCCTTTGCCGTGCTAGTTCGCCGGGCGTGATAGCGCGTGCTCGATGAGCGACGACACGGCGTACTCGTTGTGGCGGAAGTCGCTTACCGTCGGCCGATCCGCGTGCCACGTCACCGCCGTAGCCGCATTGAGCAAGCCCCAGCCGCTGAGTTCTTCTTCCAAGAGGTAGCGGTCCACGACCTTCCCCCACAACGTCACCGGCATGTTCGGGAGCACGTCGCGCCGGATCTCGCGTAGACGAGACGACGACATCCGCATGGACGCCAACGACCTCGCCGCCATTGCGAAACGGGCGATGCCCCCTTCAGCATGCCGCAATGCCCCCAGCGTCCGCTCCACCTCACTCTCCCATTCCGATGCCGTGGGATCGTGGCGGAACCGGACCTCTTTAAACAGCGACTTCGCCACCATCCCGTTCGAGCACACCAGCCTTGTTAGGTACACCCCGGCGCTGAAGGCCCGGCTCCCGTCGTAGCTGTTCCAGAAGCCCAAGGACAGCCCTAATACGTCGCCCGGCTTCACTTCCACCGTCTGCGCTTCCTTTGCCGTCAAACCAAGGAAGTAGCGCTTGCCGTCGAAGAACGTCCGGTCCTCTTGGAAAGGCAAGCCGGAGCGGTGCGCGATCTCCCCGGCCAGATCCCGGACCCTTGCATTGGGGATGAGGAGGTAATCGCCGCTTACGACGCCGCACTCGCGCCATCCGGTTTCTCCGTCGGGGTCGGCGATGCGGACGGTGTAGCCCGCGCTATCCATGCCGTCGGCCGTCTGGAGCCGCCGCTTCTCGATGGGGGCGTACGGGCCGGATTCCGGCTCCGGATAAAACTGGCGTTCGGGTGTGGTGATGAGGGTTCGTGTGTTGTCATGAGTTGACAGATTGCCATTGTTCGCGGCGTTGCCATGTGTTTTGCCGTTGGTCGTGCCGTTGCTAGATAGGAGGTACATGGAGTCGTTCATGGTCATGTTGGTTGAATGGTTGGAGGGTGGCATCTTTGGCGTATCCCAACGGTGCGGGATCGTGCGAGTCCAGCGGTGGTGCAAACACAGAAAGAGCCGGGCAGCGTGAATAGCCACCCGGCCCTGATCGTGTCGATGCCTTGATCGCGTCGATTTATTGCTGGCTACAGCCCGGCTTGCAACCGGACGTAGACGTTGACGCCGAGCGTGTGCCCCTTCGCTTCGTCGCCAGTCACGCCGATGAGGTGGACGGAGACGTGCGCTGGAAGGAGCGGAGCCAGCCACGGCGCGTGCTTGTCCTGTATCCGACCGATGGCGAGGCTTCCCCAGTAGACCACCACCCCGTTGGGCGTGGCGTGGAGGTGGAGTTCGAGGCCTGCTTGGACCAGATGATTACGCGCGGCATCACGCAGGGCACGGACGTTGGACTGCACCGCCCTTACCCCCACCAGCTTCGTCGGGATGGAGAGCACGACCGGACCGATAGAACCGGATGATGCAGCCGAATCATTCTCACCGATGGAATCCCTCTTTCCGTTGGAATCCATGTGGCCATAGGAATCTCTCTTTCCGCTAGAATCACCCCAGCCGTTGGAATCCCTCTTGCCGTTGGAATCCATGTGGCCGTTCGGGGGATAGCCCGTCCAATCCTTCTGGCGGGCGAGGTAGGTCAGCGTGAACGAGAGGGCGGCGAGGGCTTTCTCGACGACGTAGGCCGGATCGAGCTTGGAGTTGGCAAGGACGTGCTCCGTCCAGCGGCGGGCCTGCCGGATGAGGGCGTGGATGAACGGGAGCGTCGGGGGCCCTTCGAAGGACCCGAACGACGTGGCGCCGTTCTTGGGGATGGCGTGGGGCGGCATGAGCAGTGGGGGTTGCATGAGTTGGAGTCCGTGGATCGGACCCCTTACACTGCTATGGTGCCGGGATACGAGCGAATCTTGCAGCTGTCGCCGGACACCCCGTTGCCCTCCTCACCCCTCCCCTACTCCTACGCTTTAGATCTACCACCTAGCGCCACGAATTGTTATACTATTTCGTGACAGTCCGAAATTTGCGCGCTCACGAAAATCGTCGCCAGAATGCGATCAAAACGGCCAATGTAAACTAATTAGGCACTATTGAAGGAATGCACCCAGTTGTCTTCACACAATCCCAACGACCATAAAGAGAAGAATCATAGATAGACGACGAGAGAACCACCTACAAGACTCCAGACGATCAAGATAGATACAACAATAATAGAAGATACAACTAGAAGTAAGATATAACTAGATAGACTCCCTAGATAGAAGACTACAAGAGATCCAGAAAGACCACTACAACCCCTCTTCTTTCGCCGCCTCACCCAATACCTCCATTTGCGGCCTCATCCGATTTTTTGGCGCCGACATCCGAATCCTCCCCTCCTTGTGGTCGCAACACGCCCTATCCCTTCCCTCTCACCTATCAACGTTCTGCCGTCTCTATCGAATAGAGAGGTCTCTATCACGTAGAATGGTCTCTCTCTATCACATAGAAAGGTCTCTATCAGCTAGAGAAGGACGCCAACACATCCATTGACATGACCTGTTGCCGCTTCCTTCCCATACACGACGTGCTGCCATTCTAAGACGTGACGTGCTGCCACTTCCTTCCCATACATGACTTGACGCCATTCAAAGAGAGACGTGCTACCATCCACATAGACGTGCTGCCATTTCCGACGTGGCCTGAACCTGAATGTGTCCTCTGCCATTGCTAAGCCTTTGATCCAGCATTGGGCTCCAAATCTGGCGCTGTCATTGATCAGCATTTGGCCCTGATCCAGCATCAGCCTTTGATTCGGCTGCCAGCTTTGATCAGCAATTGGGTCTTGATCAGCACCGGCCTTTGATCCGGCCGTTGGCTTCGACCAGCACTTGGCCCTGATCCGGTGGCAGACCGCCAATCTTGCGTAGGCTTCGATCAGCATGAGCCTCTGATCCGGCGGCAGGCCCTGCATCCTACGAAGGCTTCTATCAACTCAATCCATTGATCCGGTCGCAGCCTCTACCTGCATCGTGCTTCGCCCTTAATCAGCCCCAGAATTCGCCGCCCCTTTGCCCTCCCCTCTTAACGCGGTCGAACCGGACGAGCGTAGCGGGCCTAACAGGAGCATCTGCGGATCGATGAGCATCCGTGGGTCGATGAGCATCTATGGACCGTTGAGGGGCATCTGTGGGCCGAACAAGAGCAATCGAATACGAAGCATCAGGATGTCGGTGGCGCGAGATCAGCGGCTACCAGATGCGCCTCAACGTACCCTCTTGATGTCTGGCTCGCCGCTGATCAATACGGTCGCTTCCTAGAGGCATACGACGCGATATGATGCCGTGCTGTAGTGCTTGCGTCCGCACTCCGGACATCGCGCCAACTTGCTTGACTCCTTCATCGTTACCGTCTACATTGCCACACCCCGCTGCCTGGTACAGCAGGTGAAGGGTAACTCTGTTGTGCACTTAGGTGCAGCACAACATTACTGTGATGTAAACAGCGCAAGAAGTCAGCCTCAGCCCCTCAACCCCAGAATGGTTCAGCGATGAAACGCCTTCTTCTACTCTCTGTAGTTTTGGTGTTAGTCCTCTATCCGATTCCCTTGGTCGCTCAATCCCCTCAAAGCGACTCATTGGAGATTAATCCATTTATAGACTTGGTTGAAAGGTCGAGATCTCTTCCTGATATAGAATCCCATATTCTGATCTCACCCAATATGTTCGAATCACTAAATAGTATTCTAACAGAGACCTTTGAAGAGGCGGGAGACACACCCCAGGATCAGGTAGATGCCATGGCAATGGCATCGACCTACCTATACAATGCTAATTCCGTGGATCAAAGATATCTATGGGGCAAAGATGCAATAGAACGAATGATTGCAGGTGTAGATAACGTTAATGAAGTTCTGAGAAGTGCACAATTGGAACAGTCTATTGGACTAGGAACCAATTTATGGTCCGATGAGAACTTTCGAAACGCAGCGGATCAAGTAGGAGATTGGGGCACTGCAATTGGACTCCTTGCTTCTGCTGCCACTATACTAATACCTCAAGAAGACAGAGGCGGTCTACCTCAAGTAGGATTGGGTATTACCGCACTCTCCAAATTCGTAGGCACAATCTGGGGAGGACAGACGGGGAACAATTTTGAAGACAAAACCCGCTTCATCGAATTTACGCGTTCTGCTTATGAAGACATGAGAGAGCGAAATACTATGATAGCCCTATATATTCAAAGCAACGAAGCTTTCAAAAGTGATCTAGTTAAATTCAAACAGGAAATGTATGATAGTGCCAGCAGCACTGAGCTTAAGCGGGAAGCAATTCTAAACACTTCTTTCTTTGTAACTCAGTATGACAACATTCTAACACAGATACCGGCTCTGTACGAGGTGTATCAAAAGCTAGTGACAGATTACTGTCCTGATGTATTCATTCACCCGACCCCTGCCGCTGCAAAGTGCGAACCTGAAGTTTCAGGTGTAAAGTATACCCTAAAGGGCGATCCAAGAGATAAAATCCTGGAAGCCGCATCGATCGTAGAAGACTTACAGCGTGCTAGGGCTAGCTCAAACAGCCTCCGCCTCCTTACTGCACAAATGCGATCCGCATTCTTAAACGTTTGAAACGCAATTCAAGCACAGATATGTCTAAACTTCCATTCATACTCGGAATATGCCTCGTCGTTTCTGGCTGTGCCGCTTCGGAGCGGGCAGGGACGGAAAGCAAATTCGTAGAACTGACAGGTGATGGTCAATCGGGGTTGTACGACTTGTCAGACACCAATATTCCCGCGCAATACCTAGAAATGGTGAGGTCGGCAATCAATCGCGCGGATTCGCTTTCATTGAGTCAGACGTTTCTTGCTGCCGTAGGGGAGAAGACGGATTGGAGCTATGTGAGCAATGACATAGGGGGGGAAACAGTAGCTAAAATACTAGAGGCCCGGGTGCACTCGATCGACAGTCGCCCTATTCGCCCAAGTCTCGCATTTTACACACCACCTCGTGTTGGCCGCGACATATGCAATGGGTGGAGTTGGTGGGGACTGAGGCGGACGGCTTCAACCGGCTGTACGTCGAATGGGACGGTCTACAAAAGTCTTGAGAGTATCTCGGATGACCCCAAAGTCTTAGCTGGTTTCCTCCTTCATGAATGGCTCCATGTAGCTGGCTTCGGGCACGACGGCAATTTTCAACAATGCAGCGAACGGAAGCGCAACTCTGTTCCTATCTATGTTGACTGCTTGTCTCAGGCTCATCCTGACCCCGAACAGGTCGCGCTTTGCTCGCTTGCTTGCTCGGGTGATAGCGAACGTGAGTGAGGCGGAGAAGAGTAACCCATTTAAAACGTTGACGTAGGGGCTCACATGCAGAGAATCAGTATGCAGGCATCCCAGCTTCCGGCCTCCGCATAAGACCCACGAAGAAACCAAGTGGAAAACCAAGATGGCTAAGTCGAAATCAGGCTACAAGATCGAAACCGTCAGCGCCAAGGAAGCCCACGAAACCCTCTCCAAGCTGCGTAAGGGCAAGGGTGGAAGGAGCAAGTACCAGCCGATGCTAGAGGCCGTGCAGAAGGCCAACAAGGGCGATTTGGTTACGATCAAGGGCGTGCCGAAGAGCGAGGTGCAGCCGATGCGCTCCTACATCTACGGCGCCCTCGACAAGGAGGAGTACACCGTGAAGAGCGCTCGGGAGGACGAAGAGGGCAACACCTACACCGTGGTGGCCGGCCGCACCGTGGATTTCGACTGATCCTACCTATGCCGGTCGTTGTGGTAATGGAATTGCGGGGCTCAGCTGTTTCGCATCATAGGCCTCATGCGGCTACAGCCTCACCGGACCGGTAGACAGGGTACGGCCCCCGCGACTGGTCTATTTGTAGATACAATGGGCACTTCGAGACTATGAGAAGACCTAAGTGGATCGCCATGTCCGTACCCATCTGGTATCTGGTGCTGCTATTGGTGCCGTTCACCTTCCTTGGCTTACCCATGTGGCTCACCGGAGGGAGGATCGCACTAACGCTTAGTCTGGTCTATACGCTAGTCAGCTCGTTTGTGGCAATCGGTTTCACTTGGACCTATTTGAGCCTAATCATCAAGGAAACCAGTCGGCTCAACAGTTCTGGCTCTCGTCCCAGCAGCTTCGGTGACAGGGTCAAGGCGCACTTTGCAGACCTTCAATCCTCTGGCGTCGGATTTTTGCTCGTCGTTGTGATAGCCGGGTACCTACTGATATCTATCCCATTCGGGCTGGCCTACTCCCTTGCGGGAGACCTCACCACCAGTGACTCAGTATGGGACAATGTGCTGTTCAGCACCAACTTGCTTTCCACGGTAGTATTTGGAGATATAAAACCTGTCGGCTTTGGAAAAACGTTGGCTTCCATCCAAACCATCGTGGGTTTGATTTTTCAGGTCATGGTCGTCGCTCTCGCCATTGCTCTGGTGATTCCGGACAAGGAATAGCCACGTGCCCATTACCCACGGCTGCACGCCGACGAAACGCTCTGCCGTCTTGCCTCTCACCACCGTCCTCGTCTACGTTGCCCCGTCCCGCCGTCTTGCCGCGTGCTGCTGGTGAGCGGCCATCCGTTATGCCCACTCTAACCTTAGACCGTGTCTGACACAAAGCCGGACTACTCCTCATTCGAGCATGGAGGACGCCGTTTCTCTGTCCGATGGGGCAACCTACTCGTCTCGCAGGCCCAGGCTCGTGAGATGACAGAAGAAGAGGCCGCTTCCCTACTGAGAGTGTGGGGCGCCGCCGCGCTGGAGGAATCAGACCGCGACCCTTCCGGTTACATCTACTTGGCGCATATGCCCGCCACAGGACACTACAAGGTTGGCTACAGCAAAAAGCCAGAGGCCCGTGTCAACCACTTCGACGTGCAGATGCCAGTCGAAGTAAAGATGCTTCACTCGTTCCCAGCCGATGACGCTCGCGCCTGCGAACAGCAGATCCACAACTGGGCGGAGCCGTGGCGTGTCAACGGGGAGTGGTTCGCGCTCCCCGGCGGGCAGGCTTTGCTGATCCAATACTACCGGGGATACGAGAACGGCCGGTTCGTAACCGATCCTAATGAGGTGCCAAACCTCATTCAGGACCTTGGGCAACTACCACCTAGAGAGTTTCAACCGCACCCTGAGTCTTTAGCCATAGCAGAACAAGGGCGAAAGCAGAGAGAGAAGGACCTCCGTGAGCGCCAGAACTGGCCTGAACTAGAGCGAGACCTGCCAGCTTCGAAGCCAGACCTCAAGCGCCTGTTCAGCCATGTTAGATCTGCTATCAGCTCAGAGGGCTGCGACCACACGCTCAGGCACACTCTCTCTTGCTCAGCAGCTAATAATTTGCCTGAACAACCCTTAGTCACGTGGCTTCAGCACGGAGGCGGATACTGCGACTGCGAGGTGATCGCCAACGTCGCTGAAATGTGGGAATGGCGGCTGTGACAAGGCTGCGCCACGTGGGCATAGCCAGCCTCCCCACCCG is a window encoding:
- a CDS encoding universal stress protein produces the protein MFAPTRILVPVDFSGASDAALRRAADLASRTGAELHVLHVVPGVSPETAFDDLSQDDRAFYRRLFDEADAALTTRFDWVDRTDLHAKRVISKGAPAYVVLDYAQREGCDLVVMGTHGRRGLRRFFLGSVAGEVLRHTEVPVLIVPESVSGQKPLRLVVAPTDFSDPSRWALSVAAGLAALYGAGLDLLHALEPARFVEAITGAEVAADLFPEIRAAATHRLEALTEEPALVGTLADGVRADEPVEGGSRVLSRIGYHLVEGRAAEAIVEAARTRGADAIVMAKRGLHGVERLLLGSVTERVCRLAPCAVLVLPIEDDD
- a CDS encoding DUF2695 domain-containing protein, with product MSDTKPDYSSFEHGGRRFSVRWGNLLVSQAQAREMTEEEAASLLRVWGAAALEESDRDPSGYIYLAHMPATGHYKVGYSKKPEARVNHFDVQMPVEVKMLHSFPADDARACEQQIHNWAEPWRVNGEWFALPGGQALLIQYYRGYENGRFVTDPNEVPNLIQDLGQLPPREFQPHPESLAIAEQGRKQREKDLRERQNWPELERDLPASKPDLKRLFSHVRSAISSEGCDHTLRHTLSCSAANNLPEQPLVTWLQHGGGYCDCEVIANVAEMWEWRL
- a CDS encoding adenylate/guanylate cyclase domain-containing protein, producing MSSFEEQNGPYSKGVRAIVFADLCGSSKLFERVGNDRALQIVGRALEVLSDVTVRHRGLVIKTIGDEVMATFADAVSAAEAASAMHKAVKADPMLTEIGASIKVGLHIGEVILEKGDVYGDAVNVAARMVGLAKPDQIMATQETAERLPPALKHATRRLGEARVRGKALPIELCELVWQEDTEQLTMIGALPWSGGREEEGGGKLILEYGSDRRVVEAQGPSFQMGRGEDNDLVIPEQGVSRTHATVEFRKGFFVLADRSTNGTYIRMGAELVFLHRDQTHLLKEGVISLGRTPTNDPAGVIRYRCE
- a CDS encoding ion channel yields the protein MSVPIWYLVLLLVPFTFLGLPMWLTGGRIALTLSLVYTLVSSFVAIGFTWTYLSLIIKETSRLNSSGSRPSSFGDRVKAHFADLQSSGVGFLLVVVIAGYLLISIPFGLAYSLAGDLTTSDSVWDNVLFSTNLLSTVVFGDIKPVGFGKTLASIQTIVGLIFQVMVVALAIALVIPDKE
- a CDS encoding DUF932 domain-containing protein; amino-acid sequence: MTMNDSMYLLSSNGTTNGKTHGNAANNGNLSTHDNTRTLITTPERQFYPEPESGPYAPIEKRRLQTADGMDSAGYTVRIADPDGETGWRECGVVSGDYLLIPNARVRDLAGEIAHRSGLPFQEDRTFFDGKRYFLGLTAKEAQTVEVKPGDVLGLSLGFWNSYDGSRAFSAGVYLTRLVCSNGMVAKSLFKEVRFRHDPTASEWESEVERTLGALRHAEGGIARFAMAARSLASMRMSSSRLREIRRDVLPNMPVTLWGKVVDRYLLEEELSGWGLLNAATAVTWHADRPTVSDFRHNEYAVSSLIEHALSRPAN